The region GGCGGCGCAGGCTGAGCAGGTCATGCCCGTGATGCTGAAAGTGTCGCGAGTCAAGTCGATCACCTCACAAATTTTTTTACGGCGTCGACAAGTTCGTCGATCACCTTTTCTTCGCCCCGTTGCACGGCATCGACGACGCAGCCCTTGGCGTGGTCCTCGAGGATGAGCAGGCCCACCCGGGTAAGGGCGGCGCGGGCCGCCTGCACCTGGATGAGGACGTCGATGCAGTAGCGGTCGGCGGCGATCATTTTGCCGATTCCCCGCACCTGGCCTTCGATGCGGCTGATCTGGGCGATGAGCTTATCCTGTTCGCTTTGTGTTCTCCTCACGGCCCCTCCTTATACCATACCCCGGTAGGGTATTATATTATTATCATAACCTTTTCGCCGGCTGGCGTCAACACCGCAATATCTTGTGGAAAAACCAACGCGGAGGTCAAAAATAATACAAATTAAGGCAAATTTTGGTACTAAACTGGAAGGTATTTGTCGCCGTCTGTCAAATATAGATTACCGGAGAATTGCCACTAACCGGAGGTAAGCATGGAGAAAGCCAAGAAGCACGCTTCAGCCGAGCTGGCGATGCCAAGACCTTTTTTTACGCCCTCGGATTTTGTCGTTTTCAACCAGGCCCACGAGGCTATCCTGCTCCATAATGTCACCAGCGGCGCGATCGTTACCATGAACGACAAGGCGCGCGACATGTTCGGCTTATCCCCCGATGATGCACGCAATCCCGGCATCGGCACTCTGCCGCCGGGTGAATATCCCTTCACGGCCGAGGAGGCGCAGCGCCGTTTCCGGGAGGCGGCGGCGGGAAACTCACAGTTGTTCGAGTGGAAGGCCAGGCATAAGTCGGGACGGGATTTCTGGGTCGAAGGGTTCTTAAAAAGGGTCAACATCGGCGAGCACGAGTTCGTGATGGCAATTTTCCGCGATATAACCCGCCGCAAGCTGTCGGAACAGCGCCTGCTTCTCGAACACGGCAACCTTACGCTGCTGAAGGATTCTTTCCTGGATGTGCTGGACAAGCGGGACGAGAGCGATCTGCTCGTCGCGCTCGCCCACCGCGCCTGCGCCCTCGTCGACGCCCCCTACGGGTTTATTTATATTTATGACGAGGCGTCGGGGGCGCTCGAGCTGAAGGTCCCGGAGGTCGGCGGCCCTTTGAGCCCGGCGGTGGCTCCCGGCGAAGGCCTGGTCGGCAGGGTGTGGCAGACGGGCGAGCCGGCGGTCGAACAGCACCGGCGGCTGCCGTCAGACCCTGAGGAAGGCCGGGAGGCGGAGCCGGCGACGGTGGCCGTGCCGCTGAGGCGGGGTTCGCAGATGATGGGCGTGCTGGGCCTTTATTCGCCTGACGAGGATTACCATTTCCGCGAGGATGAGGTTTCGCTGCTGACGAGGTTCGCCGACTTGGCGGCGGTGGCGTTCGCCAACGCTACGGAGCACGGTTCGCTGCGCAGGGGGCTGGCGGCGAGCAAGGCTGCGGAGGACGCGCTGCGCGAGAGTGAGGAACGGTACCGGATGCTGTTCAACAGCATCAATGACATTATTGTTGTCGCCGAGATCACTCCTGACGGGCTGCCGGGTCTGATCATCGACGCCAACGATACGGCCTGCCGGCGTCTGGGCTACCGCCGGGAGGAGCTTTTGCAGCGGACGCCTGTGGATATCGTTCCCCTGGAATTTCGCGGCGATACCCGCGAGAAGATCGAGCTGCTTTACGCCCAGCGGCACACGCTGAACGAAAGCGCCTACCTGACCAGCGACGACCAGACGATTCCGGTGGAGGTCAATTCCCATCTCATCCACCTTGATGAACGCCCTTGCGTGGTGAGTATTGCCCATGATATCAGCGAGCGCAAACGGGTGGAGAAGGAGATCGCCCGCCTCGACCGCCTCAACCTCATCGGGGCCATGGCGGCCGGTATCGGCCACGAAATCCGCAACCCGCTGACGACTGTTCGCGGTTTCCTGCAGATGCTGAGCAACAAGCAGGATCTGGCCCGCCACAGCGGTCATTTCGAGCTGATGATCCAGGAGCTTGACCGGGCCAACGCGATCATCACGGAGTTTCTTTCGCTGGCCAAGAATAAGGCGGTGGACCTCAAGGAGGGCAACCTGAACGATGTTATCGCGATGCTGCTGCCCCTTCTCGAGGCAGGCGCCATCCTGTATAACAAGACGGTGAAAACCGATCTTGCGGAGATCCCCAGTCTCCCTTTGGATGAAAAGGAGATCCGCCAGCTGATCATCAACCTGGCGCGCAACGGCCTGGACGCGATGCCGCCCGGCGGCACGCTGACTATCAGGACATTTTGCGAGGAGGATCAAATCATTTTGTCGGTACAGGACCAGGGGCGGGGCATACCGCCCGATCTCGCCGACAAGATCGGTACGCCGTTCTTCACTACGAAGGAGTACGGGGTGGGGCTGGGACTGGCGGTTTGCTACAGCATCGCCGCCCGCCACAACGCCGCCGTTTCGTTCGACAGCGGAGCGGGCGGGACGACGTTCACGGTGACTTTCCCGGTGGTGCAGATGTAGGAAAAAAAGAGCGCAGTTCGCGCTCTTTTTTTATGTCACAAATCGTCCGCGCCGACCGTTTCGGTGCCTTCGACGCACCGGAAGGCACAGGCGCCGCAGTCGGGTTCGTTGCCGACCTCCAGGTATTCCTGCCGGCCGCCGAGGTTTTTGCCGTTCCAGAAGGTGTAGATATTTGCCATGATGCCACCTCCGCTGTTTTTCTGTTGCTATTTTCGGCGGCGGCGGCGGTTATTATTCCGGCGGCGTCAGTCGGCTCCGGGCTGCGGGCCGTTTTTTATTCTTTCCAGCCGGCAGTAGAGAGAACGGCGCGATATGCCGAGGTAGCGGGCGGCGGCGGTTTTGTTGCCGCGGCAGAGGGTTAACGCCTGTTGGACGATGCGGTCGACGTAGTCTTCAAGGTTGAAGCCGCCGGCAGGGAGGGTGAATTCGGCGGGGTTGAGCGCGGGTCCCGGCGCGGCGCCGCCGCGGCTCAGCGGGGGAAGGCCCTTGGTAAGGCTGCCGAGGTGGGCGGCTTGTACGGCGACGTCGTCGAACATGAAGGCGACCCATTCGATGGTGTTGCGCAGTTCGCGGACGTTCCCCGGCCAGTCGTAGGCGAGAAGTAGGTCGGCGGCGTCCGGGTCGATCGTTTTGAAGCGGCGCCCTTTGAGGGCGGCGAATTCGCGCAGGAAGAGCTCGGCGAGGGGCAGGATCTCTTCGCGGCGCTGCCTGAGGGGCGGGATGACGATATGGCCGACTTTGAGGCGGTAGAACAGGTCTTTGCGGAAGGTGCCCCGCTCGACCCGCTGGCCGAGGTCGGCGTTGGTGGCGCAGATTATGCGCACGTCGGCGGCGACTTTTCTGAGGCCGCCTACGCGGTAGAATTGTTTTTCCTGGATGACGCGGAGGAGTTTGCCCTGCAGGTCGACGGGAAGTTCGCCCACTTCGTCGAGCAGGACCGTGCCGCCCTGCGCCAGGTCGAGTTTACCCTTCTGGCCTTTGGCGAGTCCGCCGGTGAAGGCGCCGGGCTCGTAGCCGAAGAATTCGCTTTCGAAGAGGCTGGCGGTGAGGGCGGCGCAGTTGACGTCGATGAGCGGGGCCGGGTCTTTGCAGTCGCCGTAGTGGATGATGCGGGCGATGATTTCTTTGCCGGTGCCGGTTTCGCCTTCGATGAGCACCGGTATCGACCGGTCCTGGTGGTATCGGGCGGCCTGGGCGGCGATGCGCCGCATCTCGGGGGCGAAGAAGGCGATGTTGCCGAGGCCGGCCGCCTGGCTGGCGAGTTTTTTCAGCCGCGACATTTCCCGCCGCGTTTCTTCGGTGGCGGCCCGGACTTCGTCGCTGAAACGACTGGTAAGCGCCCGGTTTTCGCGGAGGAGGGACTGGTGCTCGGCGATGCGTTCGGTGATGGCGGCGAGTTCGGCGACGCTGATGGGTTTGAGGAGGTAGTCGTAGGCGCCGGCCCGGAGGGCTTCGATGGCGGTGACCATGTCGCCGTGGCCGGTGAAGAGGACGATGTCGCACGGTTTTTCGCCGCCGAGGGCCCGGATGCGTTTGAGCAGTTCGATCCCCGACATGCGCGGCATTTTTATGTCGGACAGTACCATGGGGAAGTCGCCGGCGGCGAACAGGGCGAGGGCTTGCTCGCCGTCGCCGCATTCGGCGACCTGGTGACCCAGTTCGCGCAGGAATTCGGCCACCCCTGCCCGGCTGTCGCCGTCGTCTTCGACAAGGAGGATGTTCATGCCTGTTCTTCTCCCTTCCCCTCCCCCGCTCCGGCCGGGAAGGTGATGCGGAAAACGGCGCCCCGATTTCGGCGCGCGCCTTTGATGGTTATCTGCCCGCCATAGGAGGCGACGATGGAGTGGACGATCGAGAGGCCGAGTCCCATGCCTTCGCCGGCGGGTTTGGTGGTGAAGAAGGGTTCGAAGACTTTGCCTTTGATGTTGTTGCCGATCCCCGGGCCGTTGTCGCCGATTTCCAGGAAAACCTCGTCCTTCCGCCAGCCGGTGACGATGGTGATGAGCTTGTCCGGCTTGTCGACGGTGTCGAGGGATTGCATGGCGTTGACGAGGAGGTTGATGATGACTTCTTCGAGCTGGGTGTTGTTGGCGGCGACGGTGGGCAGGTCGGCGGCCAGGCGTGTTCTGACGGCGATGGCATGGGCGGCGAGCTGGGAGCCGATCAGGGAGAGCGCTTCCTCGACGGCGGTGTTGATGTCGCAGGCCTCGGGTTCGCCGCGCTGGCTGCTGCGCACGAAGAAGCGCATGTGTTTGATGATGTTGTCGATGCGGTCGGCCTGTTTGGATATTTTGCCGATGTTTTCCATGATTTTGGCGAGGGCGGGGGTTTTGCCCTGGTTGTGCCAGTAGAGCATGCCGTCGGCGGTGACTTTGAGCGAGTTGAGGGGCTGGTTGATTTCGTGGGCGATGCCGGCCGCCATGATGCCCAGCGAGCTTAGACGCTCGGCCCTGACGACGGCTTCCCTGGCTTCGAGCATTTCCTGTTCGGCCTGGCGGCGGCGGGTGACGTCGTGGAGGATGGTGAGGAAGTTGGCGAGTTCGCCGCTCTCGTCCCGCACCGGCGTTACCGACATTTCGGCGGTGTAGCTTGCGCCGTCTTTGCTGCGGCTGGTTATTTCCCCCTGCCAGGCCCGCCCGGCGAGGATGTGCTGCCACAGGTCGAGGTAGAAGGTCTTGGCGTCGGGGACGGCGAAGATGCCGCGGACGTTCTTCCCCTGAACGTCCGCGGCGGCGAGGCCGGTGAGACCGAGGAAGGCCGGGTTGACCCACTGGATGGAGCCGGTCCGGTCGGTTATGATGACGGCGTTGACCGCCGATTCGAGCCCGGTGGTGAGCAGTTTAAGGCGCTGGCGGCTGGTGGTGGCGTGAATGGCGAGGGCGATCTGCTCGGCAAAGTTGGTCAGATGGACGATGGTCCGTTTGGTCCAGAAGCCCTGGTCGGCGGTGAATAGGGTGAGTGCGCCGAGGATGAGGCCGCTTACCTTGAGGGGGAAGGAGGCGCCGGAGACGGCGCCGTGTTTGGCGAGTCTGGCCCGCCATTGTCGGACGCGGGGGTCGTCGATGCCCGCGAGCTGGAATTTGCCGGTGCGGATGGCTGTGCCGGTGGGTCCGTGGCCGGCGGGGCTGTCGTCCCAGCGCACGCCTCCGTCCCGGATGCATTCCGTGGCCTCTTCGCCGGCGGCGAACAGCCTGACCGAGCCGCCGGGTTCCTTGCGGCCAACCCACAGCAGACTGACGTCGAAGATGGCTTTTATTTGTTCGCAGGCAAAGGTGAGGATGTCTTCGAGCGGCCGTTCCTCGAGTACCATCACGGCGATGTCGAGGAGCAGGAGGTCGCAGGCTTCCGAACGACGCCGTTCGGTGATGTCGCGGACGATGACGAGAACGTCGCGCGCGCCGGCTTTAGTGACGCGGGCTTCGTAGTAGGCGGTGGCGTTGTCTGTTTTGAGGTAGTATTCGAATCTTTGCACCCTGCCGACGGCGAGGACCTGGCCGATGGCGTCCATAGCGGGCTTGGCGAGGTGGGCCGGCAGTAGCCGGCCGATGCTGCTGCCGACCGGCGCCGGCGCGGGCAGGCCGGCCTGGCGGCCGGACGGCTTGATGTCGAGGATGGTGCCGTCGTCGCGGACATGGTAGAGGATGTCGGGGACGGAGGCGAGGATGGCTTTGTTTTCGGCTTCGCTGACCGCCAGGGCTGTCTGGGCCTGGCAGCGGAGGATGGCTCCGAGGATGACTTCTCCGACCAGTTTGGGGAGCATGATGTCTTCTTCCCGCCAGGCTTTTGCCTGGCTGACGGAGTGGAGGCCGAGGATGCCGAGCATGCGGTCGCCGCTGGCAAGCGGCACGGCGACGAGTGATCTGACGCCTGCGGCTGCCAGCATTTCCCGCTCTTCTCCCGCCGGCACGGCGTCGAGGTTGGGAATATTGAGCCGGCCCGTGGCTTTCATTTCGCGGATGAGCCACGATTCGCCTATGAGGGCGATTGCGGGCTTTTCGCCGTTCAGGGGCCGGAGGTTTTCGATGTTCCAGTAGTATGCGAGGCGGGCCTCGCGGCCGTCTTCGGTGCTCAGGTAGATGTATGCGCGGTCGGCGCCGGTGAAACGGCCGATTTCTCCGAGCGCCGACCGAACGGCGTCGTCAAGGGCGGACGGGCTGACGCTGACGAATTTTGCCGAGATGGCGGCGAGCATCTTTTCGTATTCGACCTGGCGGCGGAGGGCCTGCTCGAGCTGGCGATGGGCGGTGATGTCGGCGAAGGAGCCGATGTAGCCGACGAAGTTCTCACCGTGCCAACGGGGCATGAATACGGCCATCATCCAGCGGTAGCCGCCGCTGACGTGGCGCAGCCGGAATTCGTGCCGGAAAAGCCTGCGTCGCGCGGTCGCCGCCTTTTGCCGGCCCTCGCAGGCCGGGAGGTCGTCGGGATGAACGAGTTCCAGCCACCCCCTGCCGCTTAGAGAGGCGAGCGGCCGGCCGGTGAATTCGGCCCAGGTCTGGTTGAAGAAGACCGGGGCGCCGAGGCTGTCCGTGACTATGAGAAGTACGGGGGCGCGGTCGGCGAGGTTGCGGAACCGCTGTTCGTCTTCCTCGATCCGCGTGGCTTGCCCCTGAGCGAGGATGGCGTCGATTTTCCGGCGGAGGGTCCGCCCGCAGCGGCTGGCGCGGAGGAGGGCGAACAGCACGCCGGCGGTAAGGACGCCGCCGAGGAACGATATTGCCGCCGTAAGGAGAGGATGGTCCCAATTCACGCTTTAACCCACCGTGTTCTTAAGGATAATTACTTTATTTCGACAATTTTCGGTGCATAACCTTCCATTTTTTGCTACGTTGCCGCAAAAATAGAAGGAAGGAACTCCGCGAGTTCCTTCCGTGGCGGTTACCTGTAGACGATCAGTCCGCCGCGCTCTTGGCGGTGGATTGCTCCCCGTCCTTCGAGGTAGCGGAGATGGGCGATGGCTTCTCCGACCGCGAACCATTTCTGCGGTGGCGGAAAGTCGCCCCAGCTGCGGTAGGTCATGTCCCATTTCATGCCGGCGGCGACCTGGTAGGCCGTGAGAGGCCCTGCGGCGAGGAGACCGGCGACTTCGTCGGCCCGGCGGCGGTGGTGGGCGATGAGTTCTTCCGCCCTGGTCCGGCAGTCGGTGAACAGCCGCCGGTGTCCGGGAAGCACCAGGCCGACCTCGAGGGCGGCGATGCGGGCCAGGGATTCGAGGTAGCGGGCGAGCGGATCGCCGTCCGCGCGCCAGTGGGAGATGTTGGGGGTTATGTCGCGCAGGAGGTGGTCGCCGGCGAAGAGGATTTTCTCGCGCGGCTCGTACAGGCACATATGGCCGGCGGTGTGGCCGGGGGTGGCCAGGCAGGCGAGCTGGTAGCGGCCGATGCTCAGCCGGTCGCCTTCAGTGACGGCGGTGAAGGCGATCTGTTTTTCGGGGGCGAGTTTATAGCCCGGGTGACGGCTGACAGCCTGCCGCGCTTCTTCCGGGGGAAAGCCGTTTCGGCTGGCAAAGGCGCGCATGTCCTCCCACCGCGGGTCGTCGGGGGCGAGGGCGACGATGCGGTTTATGTCGCGGGCGTCGACGGCGCTGCACCAGACGCGCGATGTTGCCGTCGCCAGGGTGGCGGCCAGCCCGGAGTGGTCGGCGTGCAGGTGGGTGATGAAGAGGTCGGTGCGGGCCGGGTCGACGGCCAGTTCGGCAAGCCCGGAGCGCATCGCCGCCAGGCATTCCGGGCGGTTGAAGCCGGTGTCGATGACCAGCGCCCTGTCCTGGCCGATGATGACGTAGGAGTTAAGCGCCTTGAGGGGATTGTCGGGCAGCGGGATTTCCAGCCTGAACAGCCCGGGGAGAATTTCTTCCGGCAGAATAATCACTCCTTGGCCTTTTGTGCTGGCGGGTAAACGCCATACAGGTGATTATTCGCGCCCCTGACCGCCGGTTCCTGTGCCAGCCGGTTTATCCTTCCCGGTAATAGGGCTTGAGCTGGAAGAGGAGGTAGGCGAAGATGAAGTCCCAGACGAGGCCGGCCGGGTTTAACCAGACGAGGTTCATGAAGATGCCGAGCAGCAGGGCGTAGAAGGCGAGCTCCCAGCCCAGGCGGCGCCGCTTGAGCATGAAGTAGCCGCCGGCGATGGCCAGCGCCTGGAGGATGGGGACGAAGACGTGGAAGACGACGGCGGCGAAAGCCGGGAAGGCGCGGCTGAGCCCTACGGTTTTTAGGGCGGCGGCGCCAAGCAGGCCGATGACGCTTAGCCAGGCGAGGATGCCGAGAACGCCGAGGACGATGATTACCCACGG is a window of Selenomonadales bacterium 4137-cl DNA encoding:
- a CDS encoding PAS domain S-box protein; its protein translation is MEKAKKHASAELAMPRPFFTPSDFVVFNQAHEAILLHNVTSGAIVTMNDKARDMFGLSPDDARNPGIGTLPPGEYPFTAEEAQRRFREAAAGNSQLFEWKARHKSGRDFWVEGFLKRVNIGEHEFVMAIFRDITRRKLSEQRLLLEHGNLTLLKDSFLDVLDKRDESDLLVALAHRACALVDAPYGFIYIYDEASGALELKVPEVGGPLSPAVAPGEGLVGRVWQTGEPAVEQHRRLPSDPEEGREAEPATVAVPLRRGSQMMGVLGLYSPDEDYHFREDEVSLLTRFADLAAVAFANATEHGSLRRGLAASKAAEDALRESEERYRMLFNSINDIIVVAEITPDGLPGLIIDANDTACRRLGYRREELLQRTPVDIVPLEFRGDTREKIELLYAQRHTLNESAYLTSDDQTIPVEVNSHLIHLDERPCVVSIAHDISERKRVEKEIARLDRLNLIGAMAAGIGHEIRNPLTTVRGFLQMLSNKQDLARHSGHFELMIQELDRANAIITEFLSLAKNKAVDLKEGNLNDVIAMLLPLLEAGAILYNKTVKTDLAEIPSLPLDEKEIRQLIINLARNGLDAMPPGGTLTIRTFCEEDQIILSVQDQGRGIPPDLADKIGTPFFTTKEYGVGLGLAVCYSIAARHNAAVSFDSGAGGTTFTVTFPVVQM
- a CDS encoding metal-sensitive transcriptional regulator, which gives rise to MRRTQSEQDKLIAQISRIEGQVRGIGKMIAADRYCIDVLIQVQAARAALTRVGLLILEDHAKGCVVDAVQRGEEKVIDELVDAVKKFVR
- a CDS encoding PAS domain S-box protein, which produces MNWDHPLLTAAISFLGGVLTAGVLFALLRASRCGRTLRRKIDAILAQGQATRIEEDEQRFRNLADRAPVLLIVTDSLGAPVFFNQTWAEFTGRPLASLSGRGWLELVHPDDLPACEGRQKAATARRRLFRHEFRLRHVSGGYRWMMAVFMPRWHGENFVGYIGSFADITAHRQLEQALRRQVEYEKMLAAISAKFVSVSPSALDDAVRSALGEIGRFTGADRAYIYLSTEDGREARLAYYWNIENLRPLNGEKPAIALIGESWLIREMKATGRLNIPNLDAVPAGEEREMLAAAGVRSLVAVPLASGDRMLGILGLHSVSQAKAWREEDIMLPKLVGEVILGAILRCQAQTALAVSEAENKAILASVPDILYHVRDDGTILDIKPSGRQAGLPAPAPVGSSIGRLLPAHLAKPAMDAIGQVLAVGRVQRFEYYLKTDNATAYYEARVTKAGARDVLVIVRDITERRRSEACDLLLLDIAVMVLEERPLEDILTFACEQIKAIFDVSLLWVGRKEPGGSVRLFAAGEEATECIRDGGVRWDDSPAGHGPTGTAIRTGKFQLAGIDDPRVRQWRARLAKHGAVSGASFPLKVSGLILGALTLFTADQGFWTKRTIVHLTNFAEQIALAIHATTSRQRLKLLTTGLESAVNAVIITDRTGSIQWVNPAFLGLTGLAAADVQGKNVRGIFAVPDAKTFYLDLWQHILAGRAWQGEITSRSKDGASYTAEMSVTPVRDESGELANFLTILHDVTRRRQAEQEMLEAREAVVRAERLSSLGIMAAGIAHEINQPLNSLKVTADGMLYWHNQGKTPALAKIMENIGKISKQADRIDNIIKHMRFFVRSSQRGEPEACDINTAVEEALSLIGSQLAAHAIAVRTRLAADLPTVAANNTQLEEVIINLLVNAMQSLDTVDKPDKLITIVTGWRKDEVFLEIGDNGPGIGNNIKGKVFEPFFTTKPAGEGMGLGLSIVHSIVASYGGQITIKGARRNRGAVFRITFPAGAGEGKGEEQA
- a CDS encoding sigma-54 dependent transcriptional regulator; amino-acid sequence: MNILLVEDDGDSRAGVAEFLRELGHQVAECGDGEQALALFAAGDFPMVLSDIKMPRMSGIELLKRIRALGGEKPCDIVLFTGHGDMVTAIEALRAGAYDYLLKPISVAELAAITERIAEHQSLLRENRALTSRFSDEVRAATEETRREMSRLKKLASQAAGLGNIAFFAPEMRRIAAQAARYHQDRSIPVLIEGETGTGKEIIARIIHYGDCKDPAPLIDVNCAALTASLFESEFFGYEPGAFTGGLAKGQKGKLDLAQGGTVLLDEVGELPVDLQGKLLRVIQEKQFYRVGGLRKVAADVRIICATNADLGQRVERGTFRKDLFYRLKVGHIVIPPLRQRREEILPLAELFLREFAALKGRRFKTIDPDAADLLLAYDWPGNVRELRNTIEWVAFMFDDVAVQAAHLGSLTKGLPPLSRGGAAPGPALNPAEFTLPAGGFNLEDYVDRIVQQALTLCRGNKTAAARYLGISRRSLYCRLERIKNGPQPGAD
- a CDS encoding MBL fold metallo-hydrolase gives rise to the protein MIILPEEILPGLFRLEIPLPDNPLKALNSYVIIGQDRALVIDTGFNRPECLAAMRSGLAELAVDPARTDLFITHLHADHSGLAATLATATSRVWCSAVDARDINRIVALAPDDPRWEDMRAFASRNGFPPEEARQAVSRHPGYKLAPEKQIAFTAVTEGDRLSIGRYQLACLATPGHTAGHMCLYEPREKILFAGDHLLRDITPNISHWRADGDPLARYLESLARIAALEVGLVLPGHRRLFTDCRTRAEELIAHHRRRADEVAGLLAAGPLTAYQVAAGMKWDMTYRSWGDFPPPQKWFAVGEAIAHLRYLEGRGAIHRQERGGLIVYR